The nucleotide window ATCCGTTTATTGGTACAGGTGGTCATGGACATACATATCCAGGTGCAACTTTGCCTTTTGGAATGATCCAATTATCTCCTGACACAAGGTTAGAGGGTTGGGATGGCTGTTCAGGTTATCATTATTCAGACAATGAGATTTACGGGTTTTCACATACACATTTAAGTGGAACTGGAGTTTCTGATTATGGAGATGTTTTGTTAATGCCTACCAATAAGCAAGTCTTTAACAATGGTGCAGATGGCAAAGAAGGGTATAAATCTAAATTTTCTCATGATAAAGAAATTGCAGAACCAGGTTTCTACAAAGTTCATTTAGAGGATACCAATATTGATGTAGAACTCACAACTTCTAAACGAAGTGGAATTCATAAATACAATTTTCCATCTAAAGATAATCAGTATTTAATTTTAGATTTATTACATAGAGATAAGGTGTTAAATGCGAAAATTAATAGAGTTTCTGATACTAAAATTACAGGATATCGATTTTCAAGTGCTTGGGCAACAGATCAACGTTTGTTTTTTGCCATTGAAACTTCACATGCTTTTACTGATGTTTTACAATCGCCACCCAAAGAAGGAATGAAAGGAGCACAAAAAATGGCAATGCAATTCATCAACCCAAAAAATGAACCTATTTATATTAAAATAGGAATCTCAGCTGTTGATATTGAAGGTGCCAACCAAAATCTAAAACAAGAAATAGGTGCTAAAACTTTTGATGATATTAAGACTGAAGCTCAAAATATATGGGAAAAACAGTTAAAGAAAATTGTAATAGAAGATAAGAATGTAGACTATAAAACAAACTTTTATACTTCTATGTATCATGTAGCTTTGGCTCCAAACTTGTATCAAGATGTGGATGGAAGGTATAGAGGAATGGATTTAGAAATCCATAAAACCAAAGATTTTGATTATTATACAGTATTTTCTTTATGGGATACGTATAGAGCTGCACACCCTTTATATACTATTATAGAACAAGAAAAAACCAACGATTTTATCAATACTTTTATAGCCAAGTATGATGAAGGAGGCATCATGCCAATTTGGGATTTAGCTGCAAATTATACTGGCTGTATGATTGGTTATCATGCAGTGCCTGTAATTGCAGATGCGTATTTAAAAGGAATTCGAGATTATGACGTAGATAAAGCTTATACAGCTATGAAGCATTCTGCAAATCAAGATAAGTTAGGGCTGCAGTTTTATAAAGATTATGGTTTTATTCCTGTAGAAAACGAATCTGAATCTGTTTCAAAAACCTTAGAATATGCTTATGATGATTGGTCAATTGCACAAATGGCTAAAGAATTAGGAAAAAAAGAAGATTATAAAACCTTTTTAGAAAGAGCTCAGTATTTTAAAAACAGTTACGATCCAGAATCTCAGTTTATGAGAGGTCGCTTTAGAAATACATGGTTTTCACCTTTTGATCCTTATGAAGTCAACTTTAACTATACAGAAGCCAATGCTTGGCAATATAGTTTTTATGTTCCACAAGATATTTCTGGGTTTACAAAGTTAATGGGTGGTAAAATTCAATTAGAAAATAATTTAGACAAGTTGTTTTCAGCAAGTAAAAATACATCTGGAAGTCATCAAGCAGATATTACAGGTTTAATTGGTCAATATGCACATGGTAATGAACCAAGTCATCATATGGCTTATTTGTATAACTTTGTAAATAAACCTGCTAAAACTCAAGAAAAAGTAAATCAAATTTTAACAGAATTGTATACCAATACTCCAGATGGAATTTCTGGAAATGAAGATTGTGGACAAATGAGTGCTTGGTATATTTTTAGTTCTCTAGGTTTTTATCCTGTAGCTCCAGGCTCCAATCAATATATTATTGGAACTCCTTTATTTGATAAAGCCACTATCAATTTAGAAAATGGAAAATCATTTACTGTAAAAACAAAAAACAAGTCTGATGATAATATTTACATTGCGTCTGCTACTCTAAATGGAAAAGAATATCCATATTCTTACATTAATCATCAAGATATTATTATTGGAGGAGAATTGGTTTTAACAATGACCAATTCACCTTCAAATTGGGCAATAGAAAATGAATTTATACCATCAACATCCATAGATGAACACCTCATTGTAGCTGCTCCATTTATTGCAGAAGGAGATGTTGCTTTTAAAGGGAAAACCGAAGTTACATTGGCGAATGTAGATAGAGAAGCATCTATTTTTTATAGAGTAGGTTTTAAAGGTGGATTTAAAAAGTATCAGCAACCATTTACGATTGATAAGACAATTACAATTTACGTATATGCTGAGAAAAATGATGTTAAAAGTGCTACAATTACTACCGATTTTTATAAGATTAACCCAAATATTAAAATTGAATTAAAGTCAGAATATGCAAACCAATATAATGCAGGTGGCAATAATGCTTTAATTGATGGAATTTTAGGAGCAGAAGACTTCAGAACAGGAACTTGGCAAGGTTATTTTGATACTGATTTAGTGGCTATTGTTGATATTGGAAATGTAAAAACAAATGAAGACCGAATTAAAGTTCAGTTTTTAGAAGATCAAAGAAGCTGGATTTTTCTACCAACCAAAGTTTCTTGTTTAGTTTCAAAAGATGGTAAAAATTACACATCTTTAGGTGATTTTAATGTTGATATTATTGAGAAAGAGAATAGAAGCATTCAAGGCTATACATTTAAATATCCAAAGAACTCAAATTTTAGATATGTAAAAATTATCGCAAAAAAATTAGGAAAACTTCCAAGTTGGCATTTAGGGGCAAAACATGATGGAAAAAGTTGGTTGTTTGTAGATGAAATTCAAATTAATTAAAAATGAAAAGAAGAAACTTTATAAAAAAAGCATCGGCTACAGGTTTAGGTTTGGCTACTGTTTCATCATCAATTTTAAATTTTGATAAAACTAAACTTGTACAAAATAGTAAAACATCTAAGATTGTAAAACCTTTAGTAATTGCAACTTGGAGAACAGATTTAGCTGTAGAAACTGCAGCAGCAGTTTTAGAAAAAGGAGGTTCTGCTTTAGATGCTGTAGAGCAAGGTTGTAGAATTGAAGAAGCTAATGAAAAAAATCAAACAGTAGGTCTAGGTGGTTTGCCTGATAGAGATGGTAATGTAACACTAGATGCTTGCATTATGGATGACAAAGGCAATTATGGATCTGTTTTAGGAGTAAAAAATATTAAACATGTAATTTCTGTAGCTAGAAAAGTTATGGAAGAAACACCTCATGTAATGTTGG belongs to Polaribacter dokdonensis and includes:
- a CDS encoding GH92 family glycosyl hydrolase, with amino-acid sequence MKLQSVFYFSLIFLLSCQNNNSDSIESADENLISYVNPFIGTGGHGHTYPGATLPFGMIQLSPDTRLEGWDGCSGYHYSDNEIYGFSHTHLSGTGVSDYGDVLLMPTNKQVFNNGADGKEGYKSKFSHDKEIAEPGFYKVHLEDTNIDVELTTSKRSGIHKYNFPSKDNQYLILDLLHRDKVLNAKINRVSDTKITGYRFSSAWATDQRLFFAIETSHAFTDVLQSPPKEGMKGAQKMAMQFINPKNEPIYIKIGISAVDIEGANQNLKQEIGAKTFDDIKTEAQNIWEKQLKKIVIEDKNVDYKTNFYTSMYHVALAPNLYQDVDGRYRGMDLEIHKTKDFDYYTVFSLWDTYRAAHPLYTIIEQEKTNDFINTFIAKYDEGGIMPIWDLAANYTGCMIGYHAVPVIADAYLKGIRDYDVDKAYTAMKHSANQDKLGLQFYKDYGFIPVENESESVSKTLEYAYDDWSIAQMAKELGKKEDYKTFLERAQYFKNSYDPESQFMRGRFRNTWFSPFDPYEVNFNYTEANAWQYSFYVPQDISGFTKLMGGKIQLENNLDKLFSASKNTSGSHQADITGLIGQYAHGNEPSHHMAYLYNFVNKPAKTQEKVNQILTELYTNTPDGISGNEDCGQMSAWYIFSSLGFYPVAPGSNQYIIGTPLFDKATINLENGKSFTVKTKNKSDDNIYIASATLNGKEYPYSYINHQDIIIGGELVLTMTNSPSNWAIENEFIPSTSIDEHLIVAAPFIAEGDVAFKGKTEVTLANVDREASIFYRVGFKGGFKKYQQPFTIDKTITIYVYAEKNDVKSATITTDFYKINPNIKIELKSEYANQYNAGGNNALIDGILGAEDFRTGTWQGYFDTDLVAIVDIGNVKTNEDRIKVQFLEDQRSWIFLPTKVSCLVSKDGKNYTSLGDFNVDIIEKENRSIQGYTFKYPKNSNFRYVKIIAKKLGKLPSWHLGAKHDGKSWLFVDEIQIN